The DNA sequence ACAAGGACCGCGCCGGGCTGAAACCGGGGGAATACATCCTGATGAGCGGGAAGCGCCGCCCGGCGTTTAAGCGGGGTATATCCAAGGAGACGCGGGCGATCGTGCTGGAAAGAAACGGCTATACCTGCCAGATGTGCGGGGCTGCTGCAGGGGATGCGGACCCTTTTAATCCAAGCCGTACGATCCGGCTGACCCTGGGGCATATCATGGATAAATCCAAAGAGGGGGCGAGGATACTCCGTCCAACCTGCGGGCTGTGTGCAGTAACTGCAATGAGGGGCTGCAAAACGCGGCTCCCATCAAGCCGGATCTGTTGACGCTGCTGGCCCAGATACGAAGGGCCAATATCCAGGATCAGAAGGCTGTGCTGGAGTGGATGCTGCGTAAATTTAAACTGCGTTCTGTGCCGCAGGATTGAGGACGGTGGGGCTGGAGGGAAGCTCGGATTAGCCGCAGAGGGGCAGAGGTGCAGAGGGCTGTGAGTTTAGAGGTAAGGTCAAAGCACACAGGCGAGACGCCTATGCTCCCTGCTGGGTGCGGAGTAAAGGAGTCCAGAGCTTAGCTCGCTTGGACGGCGGTTCTCGTGTGACTCGTTCGACGTATGATTTGGCGGTTGGGTATCCGCTGGGAATATGCCGGAGTCTCAGGCCCGCTTGAGCTTGCCGCTGGCGGTGAGGGGGAGGTCGGGGACGGAGGAGAAGAGGAGGGGGATTTTATAGCCAGCGAGGTGGGTGCGGCAGTGGTTGCGCAGTTCCATGGTGGTGGGGGGGCCTTCGGGGCTGGGGATGTAGCGGACGATGGGCACTTCCCCATACAGGGGATGGAGGCGGGCTTCGACGAGGGAGCGCTGGACTTTGGGGTGGGAATCGAGGACGCGCTCGACTTCCTCCGGGAAGACTTTCATGCCGCCGACGTTGATGAGGGTCTTTTTGCGGCCGCAAATGGTGACGCGGCCGGCGGGGTCGCGGCGGCCGAGGTCGCCGGTGGGGAACCAGCCGTTGGCATCGAGGGCCTGGGCGCGGGGCAGCCAGGGGTCGAGGTAGGCGTCAAACATGCCTTTACCCCGCAGGCAGATTTCGCCGGGGTCGCCCTGGGGGGGCTCGTGGCCGGTGTCATCCTGGAGGCTGCATTCGTAGGCGCTGAGGGGGAGGCCGATGGCCTCGGGGGCTTCCTGGGCTCCGGCGAGGTTGAGGACGGGGAGGCCGAGCTCGATGATGCCGAGGCCCTGGACGAGGTCCTGATGGAAGCGGGCGCGGAATTTTTCGGCGGTGGCGGCATCCAGGGCGGCGGCGGTGGCGACGGCGAGGCGGAGGGTGGTCCATTCGGCCACGGGGGGGGCTTCGACGAGCTGGCGGTAATGGACAGGGCTGCCGTACATGACGGTGGCGGCGTGGGTGGCTCCGGCGCGGAGGAGGTCCTCCCCCATGTGGGTTTCCTCGATGAGGGTGGTGGCGCCGTGGTAGAGGTAAAGGATGATGGAGACGGCGA is a window from the Prosthecobacter fusiformis genome containing:
- a CDS encoding HNH endonuclease yields the protein MEKKKGSKALILAFLLERVGAVVTSKQLQEASGGAAEWGRRVRELRDEEGYDILSHKDRAGLKPGEYILMSGKRRPAFKRGISKETRAIVLERNGYTCQMCGAAAGDADPFNPSRTIRLTLGHIMDKSKEGARILRPTCGLCAVTAMRGCKTRLPSSRIC
- a CDS encoding class I adenylate-forming enzyme family protein — protein: MLSIVEAIRQRATPESLALVQKDRSLTYAALFQQADALAADIRQHLPADLPAPVRTDRLRIGVHFPSSLEYVPLALATLLAGGCFVPIPDELADEEKRELATRTALDLVLVAEPLATWLPEATQPLGHLTLAGQKILLQRLPPIIPSFPTADFEALNPAFIRFSSGTTGKSKGVLLSHESLLERITAANEGLRIGAADRVLWVLPMAHHFAVSIILYLYHGATTLIEETHMGEDLLRAGATHAATVMYGSPVHYRQLVEAPPVAEWTTLRLAVATAAALDAATAEKFRARFHQDLVQGLGIIELGLPVLNLAGAQEAPEAIGLPLSAYECSLQDDTGHEPPQGDPGEICLRGKGMFDAYLDPWLPRAQALDANGWFPTGDLGRRDPAGRVTICGRKKTLINVGGMKVFPEEVERVLDSHPKVQRSLVEARLHPLYGEVPIVRYIPSPEGPPTTMELRNHCRTHLAGYKIPLLFSSVPDLPLTASGKLKRA